The DNA region ACCCCAAGCAGGACGCGCTGTTACCCGCTATCGCCTTGATTCTCCTCGGGTTCATCATCCCGCCCCGTCCCGCGCTGTTCCCCCTCCAACCCCGCTGGCGGGGCACACTGGGGGCACATGCGGCTCCCTCCCTTCGCCTCTTCGGCCATCCCGTGCCGGACAGGGTGGCTGTTAGCTGGCGAGTTCCTACGCGCGGGGCCTTGCCGCGTCGGCTCCGGCGATTCTTGGGCTCACTGAACAGGGACGATGACCGGCAGCCTACAGGCAGGGGGCGCGAGGATTGAATGCCCTGCACCCGTCCTGTTACGTTGGCCCCACCATGGGCACTTTCCCACTTCTCAGGTATGGCCTGCTTATCGTCCTGATGGCTTCCCCGGCACTGGCCAGGGATGAGGCAGAAAAGCTCACGATTCGGACCCTCAAGGTGCCGGCCCATCCAGGTCAGGAGGCTCCGTCCATCTACGTTTCCTGGCAGGTGGTGACGGCGCTCCGCTTCGAGAAGGAGGTCGATCCGGAGAAGACGAAGTTCTTGGCGTGGGAGGGGCGTTTCGAGACCCCGCTTGTAGGTGGCAAGAAGGTGGTTCTAGAGCCGCTGCGTGACCTCGACGACGGCGAGGCGCTGCCCCTGCTCGTGACGCTCGTTGACGGGACGGAGTTCACGTTCCTTGTGAAGCCCAAGAGGCGCGAGGACTGGGGATGGATCGACTATCAGGTCAACGTGTTCAAGGACCACGACAGCTACAACGAGATCCTCTCGTCCCTGTATGACTCCCTCAACCGCGAGCGCAAGCTGAGCGAGGAGAACGAGCGGTTCAAGAAGGAAGAGAACTCGGTCGATCATGCCTACGCGATCCTGCTTGCGAACGGACAGGTGAAGAAGACGCCGTTTCGCCGCGTGAGATTCTGGCGCTCAAAAAACGAGGACATGGACACGCGGGTCGAGGTCTTTGAGGGCCCCGGAAAAGCGGCGGTCGTGATTCACCTGAAGAACACCTACTACGGCGAGTCCTGGAAGCTGGACGGTGCCTACCTAACGCGCGACTTCACCAGCTATACGGCTCGGCCCTTTGCGCTTCGCATGGACCGGAACGAAATCGCTCCCGGTCAATCGGGGAAGATCGCGGTCGTTGTGGACAAGAGCGCCTTCCAGACGGACCAGGGGCAGCTCGCCGACCTGGCCCTCCAGATCTTCCGTGGGGACGGTCTCCTACAGGTGGCTGTTGCGATGGATCACACACTGGTTCGGCAGTAGAAGTGCCGTTCATGCGCACGACCAAGGCCCTGCTGCTCAGCTCCATCGTCCTGCTCGCTACGTCTTCCGGTTGCACCACCACAACCGGCGGCGTGACGCTTCGCCCGGACGGCACTCCAGGTCCACAGGAATGCTCCGAGGAAGCCAAGAGGATGATGCGAGCACTGAAGCTACACGTCGGGGATGCCGCCTGGGTGGACCTCGATGCAAACCAGCTCGACGCGAAACAGCTCACGCTCTACGACGGACCGATTGAGAGCATCCTGAAGGACGACTTCGGCACGCTCGAATCGACAACTCGCTTGTACGGACAGGTCTGGACTAGCGGCGCCCAAGTCGTGATCCGGTACTACGAAGCCCACCCACCAGACAGCGAAAAGTTCCCTATCTGCGCAGTGGCCCGGCT from Archangium lipolyticum includes:
- a CDS encoding DUF2381 family protein, giving the protein MGTFPLLRYGLLIVLMASPALARDEAEKLTIRTLKVPAHPGQEAPSIYVSWQVVTALRFEKEVDPEKTKFLAWEGRFETPLVGGKKVVLEPLRDLDDGEALPLLVTLVDGTEFTFLVKPKRREDWGWIDYQVNVFKDHDSYNEILSSLYDSLNRERKLSEENERFKKEENSVDHAYAILLANGQVKKTPFRRVRFWRSKNEDMDTRVEVFEGPGKAAVVIHLKNTYYGESWKLDGAYLTRDFTSYTARPFALRMDRNEIAPGQSGKIAVVVDKSAFQTDQGQLADLALQIFRGDGLLQVAVAMDHTLVRQ
- a CDS encoding serine/threonine protein kinase, whose product is MRTTKALLLSSIVLLATSSGCTTTTGGVTLRPDGTPGPQECSEEAKRMMRALKLHVGDAAWVDLDANQLDAKQLTLYDGPIESILKDDFGTLESTTRLYGQVWTSGAQVVIRYYEAHPPDSEKFPICAVARLSRDQMRKRPESKPGMAILDGSTAAAYVVDAFR